The DNA sequence CACTCGATCCGTCGAAATTTCGCTCTGATTTAGAGAAGAGCTTTTGCTCAAGAGGCAATCGGGAGAAGACAGTTTGTGTCTCTACGAAGAGATGATCGGAGCATAGCGATTTACTCTCCCCAATGTTCTTTCTCTACGAGGCGGATTGTTTTCCGAATTTGATCCGGTCGGAAAGGCTTTTGGATGAAATGTCGCGCCCCGCGTCGTTTTGCTTCGGGCAAGATATTAGGAGACATATGGGCGGTAAATATGACGACTGGAATCTGTGAGCCTCTCGCCTGTAACTCTTCCATGTAGTCCAAGCCATCCGTCTTCCCGAGCATCCGGTCAAGGATGATCGCATGGACCTTTTTCTCTGTGAGAATCTGGTCCGCTTGTTGGGGATTGTAAGCGGTGTAAGCGCGATGTCCGGTTGTTCTCACAATCAGAGCCGTGACCGCGAGTACATTCTCTTCGTCGTCTATTATTAGAACATTCAATGGTTTTGCCTCATGAGGTTACCTGCATAAGCCATACCACCGGCTTAGTCTTTTTTCGCTGTAGAGAATCTCTTCCTTTTTTACTTTGCCCCATCGGTTGGCAGAAGCCGCCATTACAGGGCTGAGTGCCAAGCGACGGATTTGAATTAATCTTTAGTCTCAGAAG is a window from the Puniceicoccus vermicola genome containing:
- a CDS encoding response regulator, which gives rise to MNVLIIDDEENVLAVTALIVRTTGHRAYTAYNPQQADQILTEKKVHAIILDRMLGKTDGLDYMEELQARGSQIPVVIFTAHMSPNILPEAKRRGARHFIQKPFRPDQIRKTIRLVEKEHWGE